The Streptomyces spororaveus genome includes a region encoding these proteins:
- a CDS encoding dynamin family protein, with the protein MDAVELIDQVVQVLSQAQELELSWSGHVDGEAGAVAAMRQEWEAVRGGELRMSVVAPMKAGKSTLVNAIVGYELLPARAAAMTTLPTRIVLDRRLTETELAEQGADAFRPVLDLREQDAVRFDMLVKAIRNHVAPSQAEQEQARYPHLAPLIEDILAERLPPTRSRYEGRVEVQDALTLLNDLMRLAGRVLPAGWRVALSDVPVVHTPYWAPAAGDEDGPGRLVVVDTPGPDEHDLSEMLGNIVSKQLSESHIVLVVLDYTKMGGQSDARIRQLMEPLLDVIGPDKLFAVVNKIDQKRHETDLGNEGIVRSVTANLGLSDAAAGERIYTTSAEWALASVRTLTSLKAAQHGFLPASDESSARLLKLVYPMDWQEELEDIGTGRLTRVAQRAWEFSQIDAFLASAVAHLRRSALRLAIEAALTKAVSELADLEIATTSRRDLIGRRSQDLARAVGQISDEIAEIAGFRGQVTEPAKLAERLAADMRKQLHSAREQGDKVVKKFRSDLRAAARSESTGLIDRALKTVFRKDEDALEFTSAEDAGDYIRVRTVEPKARLDTILERSRKHIELSVGASAQRLVQRESELVRPVVERAAARVKDEFDLTFTVPELDLQGSVVAETPIAPEAETRHTTVEVEREIYGRSWRTLWMWRTTYLKTVDEVTEEHAYVVAVDALADSLQKSFHTCVHEIEEALSGHVRDMVTVQVDHYYDGVEAFLQRYRGILQQSAEDNELEELMQNELRENLNVFLTTVRDLRAEVEHVRAV; encoded by the coding sequence ATGGACGCCGTCGAACTGATCGACCAGGTCGTGCAGGTGCTTTCACAGGCCCAGGAACTGGAGCTTTCCTGGAGCGGGCACGTGGACGGCGAAGCGGGAGCCGTGGCCGCCATGCGCCAGGAGTGGGAGGCCGTGCGCGGCGGGGAGCTCCGCATGTCGGTGGTCGCCCCCATGAAGGCCGGGAAGTCCACGCTGGTCAACGCCATCGTCGGCTACGAACTCCTGCCCGCCCGCGCGGCGGCGATGACCACGCTCCCCACGCGGATCGTGCTCGACCGCCGCCTGACCGAGACGGAACTCGCCGAGCAGGGCGCCGACGCGTTCCGGCCCGTGCTCGACCTGCGCGAGCAGGACGCGGTGCGGTTCGACATGCTCGTGAAGGCGATCCGCAACCACGTGGCCCCGTCCCAGGCCGAGCAGGAACAGGCCCGGTACCCGCACCTCGCCCCCCTCATCGAGGACATCCTCGCCGAGCGGTTACCCCCGACGCGGTCCCGCTACGAGGGGCGCGTCGAGGTCCAGGATGCGCTGACACTGCTCAACGACCTGATGCGGCTGGCCGGCCGGGTCCTGCCCGCGGGGTGGCGGGTCGCCCTCTCGGACGTCCCCGTCGTGCACACGCCCTACTGGGCGCCCGCCGCGGGCGACGAAGACGGTCCGGGGCGCCTGGTCGTCGTGGACACGCCCGGCCCGGACGAGCACGACCTGTCGGAGATGCTCGGGAACATCGTCAGCAAGCAGCTCAGCGAGAGCCACATCGTGCTGGTCGTCCTCGACTACACGAAGATGGGCGGACAGTCCGACGCCCGGATCCGCCAGCTGATGGAGCCCCTGCTCGACGTCATCGGCCCCGACAAGCTCTTCGCGGTGGTCAACAAGATCGACCAGAAGCGCCACGAGACGGACCTCGGCAACGAAGGCATCGTGCGGTCGGTCACCGCCAACCTCGGACTGTCCGATGCCGCCGCCGGGGAACGCATCTACACCACATCGGCCGAATGGGCGCTCGCCTCCGTCCGGACCCTGACCTCCCTCAAGGCCGCGCAGCACGGCTTCCTCCCCGCCTCCGACGAGTCCTCCGCCCGGCTGCTCAAGCTCGTGTACCCGATGGACTGGCAGGAGGAACTGGAGGACATCGGGACCGGAAGGCTGACCCGGGTGGCCCAGCGGGCCTGGGAGTTCAGCCAGATCGACGCGTTCCTCGCCTCCGCCGTCGCCCACCTGCGCCGCAGCGCCCTGCGCCTCGCCATCGAGGCAGCCCTCACCAAGGCCGTCTCCGAACTCGCCGATCTGGAGATCGCCACCACGTCGCGCCGGGACCTGATCGGCCGCAGGTCCCAGGACCTCGCGCGGGCGGTGGGGCAGATCTCCGACGAGATCGCCGAGATCGCCGGATTCCGCGGCCAGGTCACCGAACCCGCGAAACTGGCCGAGCGCCTCGCCGCCGACATGCGCAAGCAGCTGCACAGCGCCCGGGAGCAAGGGGACAAGGTCGTCAAGAAGTTCCGCAGCGACCTGAGGGCGGCCGCTCGCTCCGAAAGCACGGGACTGATCGACCGGGCCCTGAAAACCGTCTTCCGCAAGGACGAGGACGCCCTGGAGTTCACCAGCGCCGAGGACGCCGGGGACTACATCCGCGTCCGGACCGTGGAGCCGAAGGCACGCCTGGACACCATCCTGGAGCGCAGCCGCAAGCACATCGAGTTGTCCGTCGGAGCCTCCGCACAGCGTCTGGTGCAGCGGGAGAGCGAGCTCGTACGGCCCGTCGTGGAGCGGGCCGCGGCCCGGGTCAAGGACGAGTTCGACCTCACCTTCACGGTGCCCGAACTGGACCTGCAGGGTTCCGTGGTGGCGGAGACCCCCATAGCCCCGGAGGCGGAAACGCGGCACACCACCGTCGAGGTGGAACGCGAGATCTACGGCCGGTCCTGGCGGACCTTGTGGATGTGGCGCACGACCTACCTCAAGACCGTCGACGAGGTGACCGAGGAGCACGCGTACGTCGTCGCGGTGGACGCCCTCGCCGACAGCCTCCAGAAGTCCTTCCACACCTGCGTCCACGAGATCGAGGAGGCCCTGAGCGGCCACGTCCGGGACATGGTCACCGTGCAGGTCGACCACTACTACGACGGGGTCGAGGCCTTCCTCCAGCGGTACCGGGGGATCCTCCAGCAGTCCGCCGAGGACAACGAGCTCGAAGAGCTGATGCAGAACGAGCTGCGGGAGAACCTCAACGTCTTCCTGACCACGGTCCGGGACCTCCGGGCCGAGGTGGAGCACGTCCGTGCCGTCTAG
- a CDS encoding patatin-like phospholipase family protein, whose amino-acid sequence MTGLTDLAAAARRAAASGPDTDRSADGRPEKATTPGRAPARDRAAGRAPRIGLVLSGGGAKGAYHVGVVEYLASVGTRVHAIAGASIGALNGAILAAAGSPAEGAAALAAVWEEVAWQAGSARPADGADGPPPEETTWEQLARLLPRLAAPALHPAALEQLVADHIDPDRLGSGIPLWVSAFPALEEIDSLRGWSWTLDVVRSGLGARAEWLHVNDLPRQERHRAVLASAALPVVLPPRRVGPRLYRDGGMADNTPAGALARYAGCDIVIVVHLSDGALWDAHDHPTLRVIEIRPRHRIRPPGPAGGATALVDLSPKRLAHLRGQGFEDARWTMEPLRAALSEVEGARTAQSRMLDAVAGLDDEAQEPGRPPDLRG is encoded by the coding sequence ATGACCGGCCTCACGGACCTCGCGGCCGCGGCACGGCGGGCGGCGGCCTCCGGGCCGGACACCGACCGGAGCGCCGACGGCAGGCCGGAGAAGGCGACGACGCCCGGCCGGGCCCCCGCCCGGGACCGGGCGGCCGGGCGGGCCCCCAGGATCGGCCTGGTGCTGTCGGGCGGCGGAGCCAAGGGCGCCTACCACGTCGGGGTGGTGGAGTACCTGGCCTCGGTCGGCACCCGCGTCCACGCCATCGCCGGTGCCAGCATCGGCGCCCTGAACGGCGCGATCCTCGCCGCCGCCGGCTCTCCCGCCGAAGGAGCCGCCGCACTCGCCGCCGTGTGGGAGGAAGTGGCGTGGCAGGCCGGATCCGCCCGGCCGGCCGACGGGGCGGACGGACCCCCTCCGGAGGAGACGACATGGGAGCAGCTCGCCCGGCTCCTGCCGCGGCTCGCCGCACCCGCCCTCCACCCGGCGGCCCTGGAACAGCTCGTCGCCGACCACATCGACCCGGACCGCCTCGGCTCCGGGATCCCGCTCTGGGTCTCCGCGTTCCCGGCGCTGGAGGAGATCGACTCCCTGCGCGGCTGGAGCTGGACCCTGGACGTGGTGCGCTCCGGCCTGGGGGCGCGCGCCGAGTGGCTCCACGTCAACGACCTGCCGCGGCAGGAGCGGCACCGCGCCGTGCTCGCCAGCGCCGCGCTCCCCGTCGTCCTGCCTCCCCGCCGCGTCGGCCCCCGCCTCTACCGGGACGGCGGGATGGCCGACAACACCCCGGCCGGGGCCCTCGCCCGGTACGCGGGGTGCGACATCGTGATCGTCGTCCACCTCAGCGACGGGGCGCTGTGGGACGCCCACGACCATCCGACGCTGCGCGTCATCGAGATCCGCCCCCGTCACCGGATCCGCCCGCCCGGCCCGGCCGGCGGGGCGACGGCCCTGGTCGACCTCTCCCCGAAACGCCTCGCCCACCTGCGCGGTCAGGGCTTCGAGGACGCCCGGTGGACCATGGAGCCGCTGCGCGCGGCGCTGTCCGAGGTGGAAGGGGCGAGGACCGCGCAGAGCCGGATGCTGGACGCCGTCGCCGGCCTGGACGACGAGGCCCAGGAGCCCGGCCGACCGCCGGACCTCAGAGGGTGA
- a CDS encoding bile acid:sodium symporter family protein has translation MRRPHLPARLPLDPYILALLGTVGLAALLPARGPAATAADSASTAAVALLFFLYGARLSTREALDGLRHWRLHLTVLAATFVLFPLLGLAARGLVPGVLTAPLYGGLLFLCLVPSTVQSSIAFTSIARGNVPAAICAGSFSSLAGIVVTPLLAAALLGGDAGGFSPDSLLKITLQLLLPFLLGQALRPWAGGFLVRHKQVLGYVDRGSILLVVYAAFSAGVVAGIWHQVSLPRLAALLLVEAVLLAAMLLLTWHGAARLGFGRADRIAIQFAGSKKSLAAGLPMASVLFGAHAALAVLPLMLFHQMQLMVCAVIARRRARDPLPELAADRVADVSPAPGRPAPHAR, from the coding sequence ATGCGCCGCCCGCACCTCCCCGCCCGGCTGCCCCTGGACCCGTACATCCTGGCCCTGCTCGGCACCGTGGGCCTCGCCGCCCTCCTTCCCGCCCGCGGCCCGGCCGCCACCGCCGCCGACAGCGCCTCCACCGCGGCCGTGGCCCTGCTCTTCTTCCTCTACGGCGCCCGGCTGTCCACCCGCGAGGCCCTCGACGGTCTGCGCCACTGGCGGCTCCACCTCACCGTGCTCGCCGCCACCTTCGTCCTCTTCCCGCTCCTCGGCCTCGCCGCCCGCGGCCTCGTCCCCGGCGTGCTCACCGCCCCGCTCTACGGCGGCCTGCTCTTCCTCTGCCTGGTCCCCTCGACCGTGCAGTCCTCCATCGCCTTCACCTCGATCGCCCGCGGCAACGTCCCCGCCGCGATCTGCGCCGGCTCCTTCTCCAGCCTGGCCGGCATCGTCGTCACCCCGCTCCTCGCCGCCGCACTGCTCGGCGGCGACGCGGGCGGCTTCTCCCCCGACTCCCTCCTGAAGATCACCCTCCAGCTCCTGCTGCCCTTCCTCCTCGGACAGGCCCTGCGCCCCTGGGCCGGCGGCTTCCTCGTCCGCCACAAGCAGGTCCTCGGCTACGTCGACCGCGGCTCGATCCTGCTCGTCGTCTACGCCGCCTTCAGCGCGGGCGTGGTCGCGGGCATCTGGCACCAGGTGAGCCTCCCGCGGCTCGCCGCCCTGCTCCTCGTGGAAGCCGTACTCCTCGCCGCCATGCTCCTCCTCACCTGGCACGGCGCGGCCCGCCTCGGCTTCGGCCGCGCCGACCGCATCGCCATCCAGTTCGCCGGGTCCAAGAAGAGCCTCGCCGCCGGACTCCCCATGGCCAGCGTGCTGTTCGGGGCCCACGCCGCCCTCGCCGTGCTCCCGCTGATGCTCTTTCACCAGATGCAGCTGATGGTCTGCGCCGTCATCGCCCGGCGCCGCGCCCGGGACCCGCTGCCCGAACTCGCCGCCGACCGTGTGGCGGACGTCTCGCCCGCGCCTGGGCGGCCCGCGCCCCATGCCCGCTAA
- a CDS encoding beta-ketoacyl-ACP synthase III: MTGSRVVALGHYQPAKVLTNEDLAAMVDTTDEWIRSRVGIRTRHMAGPDEPVDELAYQAAGKALAGAGLTPDDIDLVLVATSTAIDRSPNMAARVAAKLGMGGGPAVMDINVVCSGFTHALATADHAIRAGSATRALVIGADKMTEITDWSDRTTCVLTGDGAGAAVVEACEEPGIGPVLWGSVPEMGNAVRIEGSPPVFAQEGQSVYRWTTSQLPPLARKVCEKAGITPEDLAAVVLHQANLRIIEPLAAKIGAVNAVVARDVVESGNTSAASIPMALSKLVQRGEIPSGAPVLLFGFGGNLSYAGQVISCP, from the coding sequence ATGACAGGTTCACGCGTGGTGGCGCTAGGGCACTACCAGCCCGCGAAAGTGCTCACCAACGAGGACCTCGCGGCCATGGTCGACACCACCGACGAGTGGATCCGGTCCCGCGTCGGCATCCGCACGCGCCACATGGCGGGTCCGGACGAACCGGTGGACGAGCTGGCCTACCAGGCCGCGGGCAAGGCGCTGGCCGGCGCCGGCCTGACCCCGGACGACATCGACCTGGTGCTGGTCGCCACGTCGACCGCGATCGACCGTTCGCCCAACATGGCCGCGCGCGTCGCCGCCAAGCTGGGCATGGGCGGCGGCCCGGCCGTGATGGACATCAACGTCGTCTGCTCGGGCTTCACCCATGCCCTGGCCACCGCCGACCACGCCATCCGGGCCGGCTCCGCCACCCGCGCCCTGGTCATCGGTGCCGACAAGATGACCGAGATCACCGACTGGAGCGACCGCACCACCTGCGTGCTCACCGGCGACGGAGCGGGCGCGGCCGTCGTCGAGGCCTGCGAGGAGCCGGGCATCGGCCCGGTGCTGTGGGGTTCGGTCCCGGAGATGGGCAACGCGGTCCGGATCGAGGGCTCGCCGCCTGTCTTCGCCCAGGAGGGCCAGTCCGTCTACCGCTGGACCACCAGCCAGCTCCCTCCGCTCGCCCGCAAGGTGTGCGAGAAGGCCGGGATCACCCCGGAGGACCTGGCCGCGGTCGTCCTCCACCAGGCGAACCTGCGGATCATCGAGCCCCTCGCCGCGAAGATCGGGGCCGTCAACGCCGTCGTCGCCCGCGATGTCGTCGAGTCCGGCAACACCTCGGCCGCCAGCATCCCGATGGCCCTGTCGAAGCTGGTCCAGCGCGGCGAGATCCCCTCCGGCGCACCGGTGCTGCTCTTCGGCTTCGGTGGCAACCTCTCCTACGCCGGCCAGGTCATCAGCTGCCCGTAG
- a CDS encoding low temperature requirement protein A has product MESEHRVSTLELFFDLVFVFTITQLTVLLADDLSPRGAGQVVLIFTVLFWMYGGYAHLTNQVPPDRTVRRVLLMLAMGAFLVCALAVPTAFGAGGIAFGLGYVFVVLVHSALYTQAHGFGVLWFALPNMLCALSVLAAGFFDGPPAWGLWMLALLIQFAVPQLVQRVAASGPEPAEAVTAVTTVSDQLGGMSSGHLVERHGLLLIIVFGESVIAIGIGTGSLPLSPGIAGGAFLALAVASALWWMYFVRDEGRAEEVFAETPPENRFKLAMLAYYYAFLPMLLGIAAFAAGVKKTIGHLGEHLHTGPALALAGGVAVYLAGDLAFRAVLGIGPARFRAAALVLVLATVPVGTGASGLWQLVALVVVLLGTLGAEVRWTPGCTATPTGS; this is encoded by the coding sequence ATGGAATCCGAGCACCGCGTCAGCACGCTGGAGCTGTTCTTCGACCTCGTCTTCGTCTTCACCATCACGCAGTTGACGGTGCTTCTGGCGGACGACCTGAGCCCGCGGGGCGCGGGGCAGGTGGTACTGATCTTCACCGTCCTGTTCTGGATGTACGGGGGTTACGCACACCTGACCAACCAGGTGCCGCCGGACCGGACGGTCCGGCGGGTGCTCCTCATGCTGGCCATGGGGGCGTTCCTGGTGTGTGCGCTGGCCGTGCCGACCGCGTTCGGCGCCGGCGGGATCGCCTTCGGCCTGGGGTACGTGTTCGTGGTCCTCGTGCACAGCGCCCTCTACACGCAGGCGCACGGGTTCGGAGTGCTCTGGTTCGCGCTCCCCAACATGCTGTGCGCGCTGTCGGTGCTGGCCGCCGGGTTCTTCGACGGGCCGCCCGCCTGGGGGCTGTGGATGCTCGCCCTGCTGATCCAGTTCGCCGTGCCGCAGCTGGTGCAGCGGGTGGCGGCGAGCGGGCCGGAGCCCGCCGAGGCCGTGACCGCGGTGACGACCGTCAGCGACCAGCTCGGCGGCATGAGCTCCGGGCACCTCGTGGAGCGGCACGGGCTCCTGCTGATCATCGTCTTCGGCGAGTCCGTCATCGCCATCGGCATCGGGACCGGCTCACTGCCGCTGTCCCCGGGGATCGCCGGGGGCGCCTTCCTCGCGCTCGCCGTCGCGTCGGCGCTCTGGTGGATGTACTTCGTGCGCGACGAGGGCCGGGCCGAGGAGGTCTTCGCCGAGACGCCGCCCGAGAACCGCTTCAAGCTGGCGATGCTCGCCTACTACTACGCGTTCCTGCCCATGCTGCTCGGGATCGCCGCCTTCGCGGCCGGCGTCAAGAAGACCATCGGGCACCTGGGCGAGCACCTGCACACCGGCCCGGCACTCGCCCTCGCGGGCGGGGTCGCCGTCTACCTCGCCGGTGACCTGGCCTTCCGGGCCGTCCTCGGGATCGGCCCGGCCCGGTTCCGGGCAGCGGCGCTGGTGCTCGTCCTGGCGACGGTCCCGGTCGGCACGGGCGCCTCCGGGCTCTGGCAGCTGGTGGCGCTCGTCGTCGTGCTGCTGGGGACGCTGGGAGCCGAGGTCCGCTGGACCCCGGGCTGCACCGCGACGCCTACGGGCAGCTGA
- a CDS encoding RNA polymerase sigma factor yields MSQWDPTARLSYWAFHTNRRPAYMRFAYLQLGSDAAAEAAVDAAFDSIMGEWLRMLHMDRLDAYAWTVLKHCLADRQRRRHPWQQRPEPMDISAFEAALKEAHADQYEVLTDTIRFYSAVSRLAERQRDAVLLRYGLQCTPGEAAAVMGVDEATVRSYLGQAHRRLARLLAASAGSPEPAEPPEAQEAQKAPDSPESAES; encoded by the coding sequence ATGAGCCAGTGGGATCCGACGGCGCGCCTTTCGTACTGGGCCTTCCACACCAACCGGCGGCCGGCGTACATGCGCTTCGCGTATCTGCAGCTGGGCTCCGACGCGGCGGCGGAGGCGGCGGTGGACGCCGCCTTCGACTCGATCATGGGCGAGTGGCTGCGGATGCTGCACATGGACCGGCTCGACGCCTACGCCTGGACCGTCCTCAAACACTGCCTGGCCGACCGGCAGCGCAGGCGCCATCCGTGGCAGCAGCGGCCCGAGCCGATGGACATCAGCGCCTTCGAGGCCGCCCTCAAGGAGGCCCACGCCGACCAGTACGAGGTCCTGACCGACACCATCCGCTTCTACTCCGCCGTCTCCCGGCTCGCGGAGCGGCAACGCGACGCCGTACTCCTGCGGTACGGGCTCCAGTGCACCCCCGGCGAGGCCGCCGCCGTGATGGGCGTGGACGAGGCCACGGTCCGCTCCTACCTCGGACAGGCCCACCGGCGGCTCGCCCGCCTGCTCGCCGCGTCCGCCGGGTCACCGGAACCGGCGGAGCCACCGGAAGCACAAGAAGCACAAAAAGCACCGGATTCTCCTGAATCAGCCGAATCATGA
- a CDS encoding (2Fe-2S) ferredoxin domain-containing protein produces the protein MTWIRPLGAHAERPCTLVVCRGCCCGDPRKNPGSDHAGQLARLREAAAASGGRLAVRTSECLGPCAQANVIVVQPTTEARRRGARATWFGWALDDTATDEIIAWAESGGPGTTPVPPTLDLHRIDPPAPKPAKSAARRGRGA, from the coding sequence GTGACCTGGATACGCCCGCTCGGCGCCCACGCCGAACGCCCCTGCACCCTGGTGGTCTGCCGCGGCTGCTGCTGCGGTGACCCCCGCAAGAACCCCGGCTCCGACCACGCCGGCCAGCTCGCCCGGCTGCGCGAGGCCGCCGCCGCGTCCGGCGGCCGCCTGGCGGTCCGTACGAGCGAGTGCCTCGGCCCGTGCGCCCAGGCCAACGTCATCGTGGTCCAGCCCACCACCGAGGCCCGCCGCCGCGGCGCCCGCGCCACCTGGTTCGGCTGGGCCCTGGACGACACCGCGACCGACGAGATCATCGCCTGGGCCGAATCCGGCGGCCCGGGCACCACCCCGGTCCCGCCCACCCTGGACCTCCACCGCATCGACCCCCCGGCTCCGAAGCCGGCCAAGTCCGCCGCCCGCCGGGGCCGCGGAGCCTGA
- the fdhD gene encoding formate dehydrogenase accessory sulfurtransferase FdhD has product MGRVTERRRVVRIRNGGAGVRPDTLVAEEPLEIRLNGKPLAITMRTPGDDFALAVGFLVSEGVLGAASDVQAVTYCEGATEDGSNTYNVVNVQLAAGVPVPDITLERNVYTTSSCGLCGKASLDAVRTATRFPGIAADPVRVPAEVLCAMPDRLRAAQKVFDRTGGLHAAGLFTAQGELLDLREDVGRHNAVDKIVGRAYQAGRLPLTGAVLLVSGRASFELVQKAVMAGIPVLAAVSAPSSLAVDLALDAGMTLVGFLRGPDMNIYAGEERITL; this is encoded by the coding sequence ATGGGACGGGTCACCGAACGCCGTCGCGTCGTCCGGATCCGGAACGGCGGGGCGGGCGTCCGGCCGGACACGCTGGTGGCGGAGGAGCCGCTGGAGATACGTCTGAACGGCAAACCGCTGGCCATCACGATGCGCACGCCGGGCGACGACTTCGCCCTGGCGGTGGGCTTCCTGGTCAGCGAAGGGGTGCTGGGCGCCGCCTCGGACGTACAGGCCGTCACCTACTGCGAGGGGGCGACCGAGGACGGGTCGAACACCTACAACGTGGTGAACGTACAGCTGGCCGCCGGGGTCCCGGTGCCGGACATCACGCTGGAGCGGAACGTCTACACCACCTCCTCCTGCGGCCTGTGCGGCAAGGCCAGCCTGGACGCCGTCCGTACGGCGACCCGCTTCCCGGGGATCGCCGCCGATCCGGTACGGGTACCCGCGGAGGTCCTGTGCGCGATGCCGGACCGGCTGCGCGCGGCCCAGAAGGTCTTCGACCGGACGGGCGGCCTGCACGCGGCCGGGCTGTTCACGGCGCAGGGCGAGCTGCTCGACCTGCGGGAGGACGTGGGCCGGCACAACGCGGTGGACAAGATCGTGGGCCGGGCGTACCAGGCCGGGCGGCTCCCGCTGACGGGTGCGGTCCTGCTGGTGTCGGGCCGGGCCTCCTTCGAGCTGGTGCAGAAGGCCGTGATGGCGGGCATCCCGGTGCTGGCGGCGGTCTCGGCGCCGTCCTCGCTGGCGGTGGACCTGGCACTGGACGCGGGGATGACGCTGGTCGGCTTCCTGCGGGGGCCGGACATGAACATCTACGCGGGCGAGGAGCGGATCACCCTCTGA
- the metG gene encoding methionine--tRNA ligase encodes MARHLITSALPYINGIKHLGNMVGSMLPADVYSRYLRQRGHDVLYICATDEHGTPAELAAKEAGISVAEFCAQAHDAQKAVYDGFELSFDYFGRSSSAQNREITQHFARKLQENGFIEERAIRQVYSPVDGRFLPDRYVEGTCPHCGYDKARGDQCENCTRVLDPTDLIEPRSAISGSTELEVRETKHLFLLQSKLQHEVEAWVAEHEEEWPQLASSIARKWLTEGLHDRAITRDLDWGVPVPADTWPELAAEGKVFYVWFDAPIEYIGSTKEWADLDPANRDYKSWWYEAEDVRYTQFMAKDNVPFHTVMFPATELATREPWKKVDYVKAFNWLTYYGGKFSTSQKRGVFTDHALEILPADFWRYFLIANAPESDDSSFTWEHFTTTVNKDLGGTLGNFVNRVLTFSRKKFGDEVPAGSPAGEAEAKLGEQIAALLAEYEGHMDALQYRKAAAALRALWSAGNAYLDEKAPWLEVKTDLEGAALTLRTAMNLIHLYSVVSEPFIPASARAMRSSFALADDTATWITPEQARSLDAVAAGTPFTVPPVLFARVTEEDLESYRERFGGSPEA; translated from the coding sequence ATGGCTCGACACCTGATCACCAGCGCGCTTCCGTACATCAACGGGATCAAGCACCTGGGCAACATGGTCGGGTCGATGCTTCCGGCGGATGTGTACTCCCGGTACCTCCGCCAGCGCGGCCACGACGTCCTCTACATCTGCGCCACCGACGAGCACGGCACCCCCGCCGAACTCGCCGCCAAGGAGGCCGGTATCTCGGTCGCCGAGTTCTGCGCGCAGGCCCACGACGCCCAGAAGGCGGTCTACGACGGCTTCGAGCTGTCCTTCGACTACTTCGGCCGCAGCTCCTCCGCTCAGAACCGCGAGATCACCCAGCACTTCGCGCGCAAGCTCCAGGAGAACGGCTTCATCGAGGAGCGCGCGATCCGGCAGGTGTACTCGCCCGTCGACGGCCGCTTCCTGCCGGACCGCTACGTCGAGGGCACCTGCCCGCACTGCGGCTACGACAAGGCCCGCGGCGACCAGTGCGAGAACTGCACCCGCGTCCTGGACCCCACGGACCTGATCGAGCCCCGCTCGGCCATCTCCGGCTCCACCGAGCTGGAGGTCCGCGAGACCAAGCACCTCTTCCTCCTGCAGTCCAAGCTCCAGCACGAGGTGGAGGCCTGGGTCGCCGAGCACGAGGAGGAGTGGCCGCAGCTCGCCTCCTCCATCGCCCGCAAGTGGCTGACCGAGGGCCTGCACGACCGCGCCATCACCCGTGACCTCGACTGGGGTGTCCCGGTCCCGGCCGACACCTGGCCCGAGCTCGCCGCCGAGGGCAAGGTCTTCTACGTCTGGTTCGACGCCCCGATCGAGTACATCGGTTCGACCAAGGAGTGGGCCGACCTGGACCCGGCGAACCGCGACTACAAGTCGTGGTGGTACGAGGCCGAGGACGTCCGCTACACCCAGTTCATGGCCAAGGACAACGTCCCGTTCCACACGGTGATGTTCCCCGCCACCGAGCTGGCCACCCGCGAGCCGTGGAAGAAGGTCGACTACGTCAAGGCCTTCAACTGGCTGACGTACTACGGCGGCAAGTTCTCCACCTCGCAGAAGCGCGGCGTCTTCACCGACCACGCGCTGGAGATCCTCCCGGCCGACTTCTGGCGCTACTTCCTCATCGCCAACGCGCCGGAGTCCGACGACTCGTCCTTCACGTGGGAGCACTTCACCACCACGGTCAACAAGGACCTCGGCGGCACCCTCGGCAACTTCGTCAACCGCGTACTGACCTTCTCCCGCAAGAAGTTCGGCGACGAGGTCCCCGCGGGCTCCCCCGCCGGCGAGGCCGAGGCCAAGCTCGGCGAGCAGATCGCCGCGCTGCTGGCCGAGTACGAGGGACACATGGACGCCCTCCAGTACCGCAAGGCCGCGGCCGCCCTGCGTGCCCTGTGGTCGGCCGGAAACGCGTACCTGGACGAGAAGGCCCCCTGGCTGGAGGTCAAGACCGACCTGGAGGGCGCTGCGCTCACCCTGCGCACCGCGATGAACCTCATCCACCTCTACTCGGTGGTCTCCGAGCCGTTCATCCCGGCCTCGGCGCGCGCCATGCGCTCCTCGTTCGCGCTCGCCGACGACACCGCCACGTGGATCACCCCGGAGCAGGCCCGGTCCCTGGACGCCGTCGCGGCCGGCACCCCGTTCACCGTGCCGCCGGTGCTGTTCGCGCGGGTCACCGAGGAGGACCTGGAGTCCTACCGCGAGCGGTTCGGCGGCAGCCCGGAGGCCTGA